DNA sequence from the Brachybacterium sp. P6-10-X1 genome:
TCGAGCGCGCAGCGGACCTGGTGGCCCGCATGTCCCCCGACGAGAAGCTCGGCCTGATGGTCATCAGCTCCCGCCCGATGGGCATCTCCCAACCCACCAAGGACTTCACCAGCCACGACGGCGCGCTCGACGAGCAGTATCTGCCGATCAAGCTCGATCCCCACACCAGCGCGGGCATTCCCTTCGAGGGCACCACCGAGATGATCACCGCGCTGCACATGCGCCACTTCATCATGCGGGAGGAGCCCACCGGGGCGCGGATCGCCACCTGGATCAACGCGATGAACGAGGTCGCCGAGTCCACCCGTTGGGGCATCCCCGTGATCGTCACGGGGAACTCGAAGAACGAGACCGGCGGCTTCAAGATGGGAGCCACCGCGGAGGACCAGCCCTTCACCGCCTGGCCCGGCACCCTGGGCCTCGCCGCGACCGGCTCGCTCGAGGTCATCGAATCCTTCGCCGCGCATTCGCGCGCCGAGTGGGTGACCTCCGGCCTGCGCAAGGGCTACATGTACATGGCGGACGTGTTCACCGACCCGCGCTGGTTCCGGGGGCAGGGCACCTTCGGCGAGGACCCGCAGTTCGTGGCGCGGGCGATGTCCGCCCTCGTCCGCGGGTTCCAGGGCGAGGACGGGCTCGCGGCCGACGGCGTCGCCCTGACCACCAAGCACTTCCCCGGCGGCGGCGCGCGGGAGAACGGCACGGATCCGCACTACGCGGAGGGCCGCTTCAACATCTATCCCACGCCCGAGTCCCTCGAGGAGTACCACCTGCCGCCGTTCCAGGCGGCGATCGAAGCGGGCACCTCCTCGATCATGCCGTACTACGCGATCCCCTCGGACGAGAAGTCCTCCACCCCGCAAGGACGCCTGACGGGCTTCGAACAGGTCGGCTTCGCCTTCAACAAGGAGGTGATGGACCTGCTGCGGACCATGGGCCATCGCGGCTACATCAACTCCGACTCCGGCGTGATGTCGAAGATGGCCTGGGGCGTGGAGGACCTCACCCCCGCCGAGCGCGTGGGCCGTGCCGTGATGGCCGGCACCGACATGTTCGCCGACACCAACGACGTCGCCTCCGTCCGTGAGGCGTACATGGCAGGGCACTTCACCGGTCAGCGGCTCGACGAGGCGGCGCAGCTGCTGCTTCAGGAGCTGTTCACGCTCGGCCTGTTCGAGAACCCCTACGCGGATCCGGCGGAGGCGGACCGCGTGGTCCAGAACTCGTCGGCCCGGGCCGCGGCGACCGACGCCCACCGGCGCTCCGTGGTGCTGGCCAAGAACCACGACGCGGTGCTGCCGCTGACGGCCGATTCCCTGGCCGGGAGGTCGGTCTACGTGGAGCTGATGGCCAAGGATCTCACCGTCAAGCAGCTGGACACGCTGCGCGGACGCCTCGAGCAGGCGCATCCCGAGATCGACTTCACCACCGACCACCGCCGCGCGGATGTCGCGATCGTGCTCATGAAGCCGTTCGTCGGGGCGTACTTCGACTTCGTCGGGATCACGGATCTGTCGATCGGCGAGCACGCCCACATCGATATCGAGAAGCTGCGCCGCATCCGCGGGAGCGTGGACACCCTCGTCATCGGGTTGGACGCCATGTACCCCTGGCTGCTGGATTCGATCGAACCGCTGGCCGACGGACTGCTCGTCGGCTTCGAGACGCGCGAGGAGATCATGGTCGAGGCGGCGCTCGGCGGGTTCTCCCCCAGCGGCCGGCTGCCGATCACGTTCCCGATCGACGCCGCGGCCGTCGCGGTGGACGATCGGGGACGCTGCGCCTCCCCCAACGACGTCCCCGGCTACGCCAAGGAGCAGCACATGGACGGCCGCCCCTACGTCTACGTCGACACCGACGGCAACCGGTACCAGCTCGGCCACGGCCTCGGCTACGACGCCTGAGGTGTGACTCTCAGCTCTCCGGGGGCAGCGCCGTGTCGACCGCCTGGTAGATCTGGGCCTCCACGTCGGCCCCGTCGGCAAGACGCACCGTGGTGACGACCCGGGAGTACCCCTCCCCCTCGAAGTCGTCGAGACGGTCCCAGTGCTCGGTGAGGTCCGGGGAGGTCAGCACCATCCCCGAGACCTCCTGCCCGTCGTCGGCCAGCACGATGGCGGGATATCCGGCTCATCGCAGTTGAGGGGGTAGTCGCGGGGCGTGGGGTGGGCGCGTCATTGCCGGGATAGACGTCGAGGTCTCCCGATGATGGAAGTTCTGACGCTCGCCATCTGGAAGACCTCGACATGCTCAACGCTACCTTTGACGACCCCGATCTGACGACCTTCACGCGCCTGGCGGAGCTTGGCCTGGTCGCCGTGGGGCAGCGGATCACGGCCTCACGGGCGGTGCTCGAGTGCCGGCTCGCTGAGGAGGATCCGTGGTGCCGCGCCTGCGGGGCACGAGCGACCTCGCGGGGCTCGATCACCCGGTCCCTCGCTCACGAGCCGTTCGGTCACCGGCCCACCACGCTGCTGCTGCGGATCCGCCGGTACCGGTGTGATCACTGCGGGAACCGGTGGCGCGAGGACACCACCGCTGCGGCACCCGAGCGGGCGAAACTCTCTCGCGGCGGGATGCGCTGGGCGCTGGAAGCCCTGGTCGTCGATCACCTCACGATCGCGCGGATCGCCGCCGGGCTCGGGGTGGCCTGGCACACCGCCAACGACGCCGTCCTGGCCGAGGGCCAGCGGCTGCTGATCGATGACCCGACCCGCTTCGACGCCGTCCGCGTGATCGGGGTCGACGAGCACGTCTGGCGTCATACCCGGCGCGGCGACAAGTACGTCACCGTGATCATCGATCTCACCCCCGCCAGGGACAAGACCGGGCCGGCCAGGCTCCTGGACATGATCCCCGGCCGCTCCAAAGCCGCGTTCAAGGCCTGGCTCCAGGCGCGCCCCGAAGAGTGGAAGGACCGGATCGAGGTGGTCGCGATGGACGGTTTCACCGGCTTCAAGACCGCGACCGGCGAGGCGCTCCCGGGCGCGGTCGCGGTCATGGATCCCTTCCACGTCGTCCGCCTCGCCGGGGACGCGCTGGATGACTGCCGGCGACGCGTCCAGCAGCAGCTCCACCAGCGCCGAGGCCGCAAGCACGACCCCCTCTACAAGTCCCGCCGCACCCTCCACACCGGCACCAAGCTGCTCACCGATCGCCAATGCGAGCGCCTCAGCGCGCTGTTCGAGCGCGAGAAGCACGTCGCGGTCGAGGTGACCTGGGAGATCTACCAGGCCATGGTCGCCGCCTATCGAGAGCCCGACCGAGCGAAGGCCAGAGTGATGATGGAGAAGTTGATCGGGGCGCTTGGCAAGAAGGTCCCCGACGCCCTGCCCGAGCTGGCCAAGCTCGGCCGAACCCTGACGAAAAGGGCCGCGGACGTGCTGGCGTTCTTCGATCGGCCCGGCACCAGCAACGGCCCGACCGAGGCCATCAACGGCCGACTCGAACACCTCCGCGGCTCCGCCCTCGGGTTCCGCAACCTCACCCACTACATCGCCCGCGGCCTCCTCGAAGCAGGAGGCTTCAGACCCCTGCTACACCCTCAAATGCGATGAGCCGGATATCCCAGCGTGGCTCCCCAGCCGTGCTCCCGCAGATGCCCGCAGACCGTCCCGCGGTCCCAGCGGCCGTCCACCTCGTGGAGCACGTGCTCATGGGTGCGGCCGGGAACGAGCGTGCCGTAGACGAAGAGTCACTGCGTCACCAGAGGTCCTTTCTCGGGGCGTCGTGGTCATGTTCCTCCTGGCGCACGGTCGTCGTCCGTCGGGCGCGGAGCATCGGACCGGGCGCCCGGGATGCGCGACAGCACGGGGTCGAGCACGGATTGCACGAGGCCGACCAGCGCTCCGACGGTGCCGTCCAGGAGTTTCTTCCAGAAGCGGCGGGCACGGGGGTTCTTCTCGACGCCCATGTGCAGCAGGTACGCGAGGGCGAGCACGAACGCGAGGATCAGCGTGTAGACGATCCACTTGTTCTCCTCGGTCGCGAACCGCGTCAGCAGCATGTAGCCGATGTGGGCATGGACCAGGTACAGCGGATAGGTCAGCGCCCCGGCGGTCGCCGACCCGGGGAGCCGCCAGCTGCGGACGGCCGGACTGAGCGTCGCGAGCATGACGGCGAACAGGATCGTCGTGAGCACTGTGAGCACCGGGTCGTGGTACGGGACGACGGTCACGTAGGCGGCGAGGAGTCCGAGGCTGCGGTACACGCTCCACCCGGAGTCCGCGATCGCGGCGATGACGGCTCCGGCGGCGAAGTACCCGAAGTACCCGCCGAGGAACGGGGTGTTCGCGGCGAAGTGCGGGGCGAGCTGGGAGGCCACTGCCATGAGGATCGCCCAGGCCGGCATCATCGCCGCCACACGGCCGTTCTGGCGCAGCAGCACGAGGACGAACACGGCCGCGTAGAACGCCAGCTCGTACAGCAGCGTCCAGTAGACGCCGTCCACGAAGGGCTGCCCGAGCAGAGTCGGGATCATCGTGAGGTTGACCAGCACCTGCTCCAGGTCGACGCTCATCCGCTCCCCGCCCAGGACGAGCGCGAACCCGGCGGTGATCAGCACGGCCACCCAGAACGCCGGGTAGAGGCGCAGGGCACGGCCGACGGCGAACTGCCGGGCCGTCTTCCCCCGGACCGATTGGACGATGACGAAGCCGCTGATCATGAAGAACAGGTTCACGCCCAGATAGCCGTACTGGGCAAGGGCGATCACGGGCTCGTGAGTGATGCCCTGGACCTTGCCGTTCTTGATCCCGTTGTACAGGTAGTGGAAGGCCACGACGGACAGCGCGGCCACGAAACGGAGATAGTCGACCACCTCGACCCGTCGACGAGGAGCGCTGCCGGCCTCGACGCGGTGGCGCGGGGCAGGTGCCGCCTCGACGCCGTGGCGCGACGGGGCGCCGGCCTCGACGCCGTGGCGCGGGCCAGCGGGCGGCGCGGACTCATGCATCCGACAGAGTGTGCCACGCTCGCGACAGCGGACGAAGGAGGGACGCACGCCGACGTCGCAGAACTCACCGGGCTCGGAGGCGGGCCGAGGGCATCGGGGTTCCCATCACAGGCGCCCGGCCTGGCCCGACCCAGCCCTCACCCCCGCAGTCCCTGACACCCCGTGACCCCTGCGCAGCCATTGCCCCAGCGCCGCGCGGCACCGACACCGCAGAACTCGAGCCATCCCGGCCGCTTCCGGCGCCACCAGCCCACCTCTGATCCCGCCGACCTCTGCGCAGTCGTTGCCAAGGCGCCGTATGGGAACGACACCGCAGAACTCACCGAGGCGGAGCACGGTCTGGAACGCACGGTCCAGTGATGTGGGGAGTCCAGTGCTGTGGGGAGTACAGGGATATAGGGAGTCCAGGGATGTGGGGACGCATCGTTCCGTGGCATGAAAAGACCCCCTCCACCACGCATCTGCGCAGGTGAGGGGGTCCTTCATCGTGAGTGCACTCGTGGAGCCGGCGGGAATCGAACCCGCGTCCGATAGTGCGGAGCGAGGGCTTCTCCGGGCGCAGTTCGCAATGGCGTTTTCTCAGTCCCGACGCTCGTGCGAACGCGTCGTCGACGGACTCAGTCACTCTGAGGTGTTCATCCGACCTCGATGACGAAGGTCGGCAGCAGTGGCTCCTTGGATGATGGAACGATCCGGGTCAGGAGCGAGCCCGGGGTTCCAGACTGCTAACGCTGATCAGGCAGCGAGAGCGAAGTCAGTGCGCTTGGGTTCGGCACTTATTGGTTTCCAGAGGACATTAACGAGATGACTCTGGGTTCTCGGCCCGCTTCCCCTCGCTGGACAACTACCGTCGAAACCGATCGGCCCCTGGCGTGGGTCTGCAGCACAGAACTGGACGGTCTGGACGGCCGTTCCGTGCACTCACTGTTGTGTTGTCAAACATCCACGACGTGCGGGCGAGCCCGCTGCGTGTTCCTCGAGTCTACCGCGTACGGCGGTAGATCTGAAGCGGATATCCCTCAGCTCACGGCGAAGCCGGGGACGCTGGACCGGGCCGCAGGGGCGCGGGATGATGGGTCGATGGACGGACCGATCGGATTCACCGCGGCGGGCGTGCAGGTCATCGTCGACGACGAGACCCTGCGCGAGTCGGTGCAGGACCCCGCCGCCCTGGCCGCCTGGTGCGCCGAGAACCCGCAGGACCCCCGCACGGTCGCCCACCTGCGGATGCTGGGGCGCCTCGACGAGGCCGCCGTCGCCGGTCGTCGCTCCCTGGAGGACCCCACCCTGCCCGCGCTCGTCCGCGCGGTGCGCCGCACCCGGTACGCGCATGTCCTGCAGTGGCAGGGCGCGTACCTCCCGGCCGAGGAGCAGTTCGACCTCGCCGCCGAGGAGACCGGGCTCGAGGATCCCACGTCCCCGTCCTCCCTGGCCGTGCTCGCCGCTGTGTTCCAGCACCGGGCGAAGAGCCGTTTCGAGCACTCCCTCGCCCAGCGGCGGGCGCAGAATCCGCTCTCCGCGGCCCGTCTGCGTCAGCGCGCGCTCGAGGATGCCCGCCGGGCGCTGACCATGCGGGAGATGCTCGAGACGACCGAGGAGGGCACGCTCGCCTCGAGCAGACAGACGGTCACGCGACTGGAGCGGGAGGTCGCTCGATCCGCCGACCGGACGCCGGAGCCTCACGCGGGCGGGAGGGCTCAGACCAGCTCGCGCTGACGGATGGCGCGCTGCGCCTCGCGGAGGTCCTGCTTCTCGCGCAGGGTCTGGCGCTTGTCCCATTCCTTCTTGCCGCGGGCCAGGCCGATGACGACTTTCGCGTTCGAGCCGAGGAAGTACAGCTCCAGCGGCACGATGGTGAAGCCCTTCTCGCGGGACTTGCTGGCGAGCTTGACGATCTCCTGCTTGTGCAGCAGCAGCTTGCGCTTGCGCCGGGTGGCGTGGTTGGTCCAGGTGCCCATGACGTAGGGGGCGATGTGGACGGAGTCCATCCAGACCTCCCCGCCCTCGACGAAGCAGTAGCCGTCGATCAGCGATGCACCGCGATCGCGCAGGGACTTGACCTCGGTGCCGGTGAGCACGATGCCCGCCTCCCAGGTCGCGTCGATGAAGAAGTCGTGGTACGCGCGCTTGTTCGAGGCGATGAGCCGCTTCTCGGGACCGCTGTCCGTCGCGGCCTTCTTCTTCGCCGCGCCCTTCTTCGCCGACATCGGGTCCCTCCGTTCTGCAGCCGATCTGCTGTGCGTCCGACGGTCGGGCTGCCGCCTCGACCGGATGCTTCAGCATACGCGGTGGTCACCGAGGGACGCGAGGGAATATGGCGTGCTCGACCCCGGCGGTGGCGCCCGGGCCGCGGCGGCGGACACGCCCACTCGCCCCGGTGAGGATCCTCAGGATCTCAGATGTAGCCCGTGGGGTTGACGGAGTTGCCGTCCTCCTGGATCTCGAAGTGCAGGTGACAACCGGT
Encoded proteins:
- a CDS encoding glycoside hydrolase family 3 protein — translated: MPAQITLSSRVKRILEVDGLRFRDLDGDGELTPFEDWRLSPVERAADLVARMSPDEKLGLMVISSRPMGISQPTKDFTSHDGALDEQYLPIKLDPHTSAGIPFEGTTEMITALHMRHFIMREEPTGARIATWINAMNEVAESTRWGIPVIVTGNSKNETGGFKMGATAEDQPFTAWPGTLGLAATGSLEVIESFAAHSRAEWVTSGLRKGYMYMADVFTDPRWFRGQGTFGEDPQFVARAMSALVRGFQGEDGLAADGVALTTKHFPGGGARENGTDPHYAEGRFNIYPTPESLEEYHLPPFQAAIEAGTSSIMPYYAIPSDEKSSTPQGRLTGFEQVGFAFNKEVMDLLRTMGHRGYINSDSGVMSKMAWGVEDLTPAERVGRAVMAGTDMFADTNDVASVREAYMAGHFTGQRLDEAAQLLLQELFTLGLFENPYADPAEADRVVQNSSARAAATDAHRRSVVLAKNHDAVLPLTADSLAGRSVYVELMAKDLTVKQLDTLRGRLEQAHPEIDFTTDHRRADVAIVLMKPFVGAYFDFVGITDLSIGEHAHIDIEKLRRIRGSVDTLVIGLDAMYPWLLDSIEPLADGLLVGFETREEIMVEAALGGFSPSGRLPITFPIDAAAVAVDDRGRCASPNDVPGYAKEQHMDGRPYVYVDTDGNRYQLGHGLGYDA
- a CDS encoding gamma-glutamylcyclotransferase family protein, producing MVLADDGQEVSGMVLTSPDLTEHWDRLDDFEGEGYSRVVTTVRLADGADVEAQIYQAVDTALPPES
- a CDS encoding ISL3 family transposase encodes the protein MLNATFDDPDLTTFTRLAELGLVAVGQRITASRAVLECRLAEEDPWCRACGARATSRGSITRSLAHEPFGHRPTTLLLRIRRYRCDHCGNRWREDTTAAAPERAKLSRGGMRWALEALVVDHLTIARIAAGLGVAWHTANDAVLAEGQRLLIDDPTRFDAVRVIGVDEHVWRHTRRGDKYVTVIIDLTPARDKTGPARLLDMIPGRSKAAFKAWLQARPEEWKDRIEVVAMDGFTGFKTATGEALPGAVAVMDPFHVVRLAGDALDDCRRRVQQQLHQRRGRKHDPLYKSRRTLHTGTKLLTDRQCERLSALFEREKHVAVEVTWEIYQAMVAAYREPDRAKARVMMEKLIGALGKKVPDALPELAKLGRTLTKRAADVLAFFDRPGTSNGPTEAINGRLEHLRGSALGFRNLTHYIARGLLEAGGFRPLLHPQMR
- a CDS encoding acyltransferase; translated protein: MHESAPPAGPRHGVEAGAPSRHGVEAAPAPRHRVEAGSAPRRRVEVVDYLRFVAALSVVAFHYLYNGIKNGKVQGITHEPVIALAQYGYLGVNLFFMISGFVIVQSVRGKTARQFAVGRALRLYPAFWVAVLITAGFALVLGGERMSVDLEQVLVNLTMIPTLLGQPFVDGVYWTLLYELAFYAAVFVLVLLRQNGRVAAMMPAWAILMAVASQLAPHFAANTPFLGGYFGYFAAGAVIAAIADSGWSVYRSLGLLAAYVTVVPYHDPVLTVLTTILFAVMLATLSPAVRSWRLPGSATAGALTYPLYLVHAHIGYMLLTRFATEENKWIVYTLILAFVLALAYLLHMGVEKNPRARRFWKKLLDGTVGALVGLVQSVLDPVLSRIPGARSDAPRPTDDDRAPGGT
- the smpB gene encoding SsrA-binding protein SmpB encodes the protein MSAKKGAAKKKAATDSGPEKRLIASNKRAYHDFFIDATWEAGIVLTGTEVKSLRDRGASLIDGYCFVEGGEVWMDSVHIAPYVMGTWTNHATRRKRKLLLHKQEIVKLASKSREKGFTIVPLELYFLGSNAKVVIGLARGKKEWDKRQTLREKQDLREAQRAIRQRELV